Proteins encoded within one genomic window of bacterium:
- a CDS encoding MCP four helix bundle domain-containing protein — protein sequence MALSANVLPSPRCVPTATNVSWHRAVKTRLAQRLLLACAVVVVAALASTWWSLRSLQEADRAAEHLADRSAQGLDLTARLETVVREKSFLADYLVSGDERLLASLRPHRQEFSDWIDAMGGFVRTDTERSLLDEMRRRFASYTAASDDIVRLERAGLTDQARQRFTTMAGDVEALLKSGQQVFALAAADMRERRAVAQDEVERARRAMLWLTGIGGLCSLALAVALARSASRPLLRLVFRLGATEIGEGVAIEGDEVRTIEAHVNALLEHVRQQERALQQAEKLSELGEIASELAHETLNPITGVTSMLQALRRAPLPPDRLNRELVDMERMLGRVATTVRRLMSYARPLEPHMQRVSVAAVVQRAVSSVQAGTRVGGSIVRTYGMESRIEWTMDPELIEQVLVNLLVNACEASPPGAPVDVALEAPPNDDLALVVRDRGSGIAPHHRERLFHPFFTTKPQGNGLGLAISRNIVHEHRGRIDVRARAAGGTEFRVTLPRSERP from the coding sequence ATGGCGCTCAGCGCGAATGTGCTGCCCTCGCCGCGTTGCGTGCCCACCGCGACGAACGTATCGTGGCACCGGGCAGTGAAGACACGACTCGCTCAACGCCTGTTGCTCGCCTGCGCGGTCGTCGTGGTCGCGGCGCTCGCGTCCACGTGGTGGAGCCTCCGCTCATTGCAGGAGGCCGACCGCGCGGCCGAGCACCTCGCCGATCGGAGCGCACAGGGGCTCGATCTCACCGCGCGCCTGGAAACCGTGGTGCGCGAGAAGAGCTTCCTCGCCGACTACCTGGTCTCCGGCGACGAGCGGCTGCTCGCCTCGCTGCGCCCGCATCGCCAGGAGTTCAGCGACTGGATCGATGCCATGGGCGGCTTCGTGCGCACCGATACGGAGCGCAGCCTGCTCGACGAGATGCGGCGTCGGTTCGCCTCCTATACCGCGGCGTCCGACGACATCGTGCGGCTCGAACGGGCCGGGCTGACCGACCAGGCGCGGCAGCGCTTCACCACCATGGCTGGCGACGTCGAGGCGTTGCTGAAGAGCGGCCAACAGGTGTTCGCCCTCGCGGCCGCCGACATGCGCGAGCGGCGCGCGGTGGCGCAGGACGAGGTGGAACGCGCGCGCCGAGCGATGCTCTGGCTGACTGGCATCGGCGGGCTGTGCTCGCTGGCGTTGGCGGTGGCGCTCGCCCGCTCGGCGTCGCGGCCCCTGCTCCGCTTGGTCTTCCGCCTCGGGGCCACCGAGATCGGCGAAGGCGTCGCCATCGAGGGTGACGAGGTGCGGACGATCGAGGCGCACGTCAACGCCCTGCTCGAGCACGTGCGTCAGCAAGAGCGGGCGCTGCAGCAGGCGGAGAAGCTGTCCGAGCTGGGCGAGATCGCCTCCGAGCTCGCGCACGAGACCCTGAACCCGATCACCGGCGTGACCAGCATGCTGCAGGCCCTGCGCCGCGCGCCACTCCCGCCGGACCGGCTCAACCGCGAGTTGGTCGACATGGAGCGGATGCTGGGACGGGTCGCGACCACGGTTCGTCGCCTGATGTCCTACGCCCGGCCACTCGAGCCGCACATGCAGCGCGTCTCGGTCGCGGCCGTCGTGCAGCGCGCGGTGTCGAGCGTGCAGGCGGGAACGCGCGTCGGCGGGTCGATCGTGCGCACCTACGGCATGGAATCGCGCATCGAGTGGACGATGGACCCCGAGCTCATCGAGCAGGTGCTCGTCAATCTGCTGGTCAATGCCTGCGAAGCCTCGCCGCCGGGCGCGCCGGTCGACGTGGCTCTCGAGGCGCCGCCGAACGACGATCTCGCGTTGGTGGTCCGCGATCGCGGGAGCGGCATCGCGCCGCATCACCGGGAGCGCCTCTTCCATCCCTTTTTCACCACCAAGCCCCAGGGCAACGGGCTCGGGCTCGCCATCAGCCGCAACATCGTCCACGAGCATCGCGGACGGATCGACGTGCGCGCGCGCGCGGCTGGCGGCACCGAATTCCGCGTCACGCTGCCCCGGTCGGAGCGCCCATGA